From Enterococcus wangshanyuanii, the proteins below share one genomic window:
- a CDS encoding tyrosine-type recombinase/integrase, translating into MSRKGENIYKRKDGRWEGRYIKARNEQGKIIYGYIYGKKYSCVKKRLAELKVQYSFTHNNLSLYKGSVEDWLNHWLNVVMKKRIKQSTYISYRLRIDKYILPALGNRALVQLKSREIEEFVNYLIQLDLSSSTIHSIVTVLKSALGRAYIENCILVNPCKNLSLSSTTTNEISALSLAEQEKIEAIALKEKGSSAVILALYTGLRIGEISGLQWNDIDFEKNIIHIRRTLYRIPSVTNKKKTEVILAEPKTKSSKRLIPLADNLKSYLLNKKKERTSEYVISCKGSYAEPRVISYRFRKTIEEAGIKSIHFHVLRHTFATRCVERGIDIATLSKLLGHASIKLTLDTYTDSLWENRREAVSILDKQLQELL; encoded by the coding sequence GTGAGTAGAAAAGGTGAAAATATATATAAAAGGAAGGATGGTAGATGGGAAGGTAGATATATTAAAGCAAGAAACGAACAAGGAAAGATTATATATGGCTATATCTATGGAAAAAAATATTCTTGTGTCAAGAAAAGACTTGCTGAGTTGAAAGTTCAATATTCTTTCACGCACAATAATCTCAGTTTATATAAAGGAAGTGTGGAAGATTGGTTAAATCATTGGTTGAATGTCGTGATGAAAAAGAGAATAAAGCAGTCGACTTACATAAGCTATCGTTTGCGGATCGACAAATACATTCTTCCTGCTTTGGGAAATCGTGCATTAGTACAACTAAAAAGTCGTGAAATAGAGGAATTCGTTAATTATCTGATTCAATTGGACTTATCATCTTCAACCATTCATTCAATAGTGACTGTGTTAAAAAGTGCATTGGGAAGAGCATACATTGAGAATTGCATTTTAGTAAATCCATGTAAAAATCTCTCATTATCTTCCACAACTACTAATGAGATATCTGCATTAAGTTTGGCTGAACAAGAGAAAATAGAAGCGATTGCATTAAAAGAGAAAGGAAGCTCTGCAGTTATTTTAGCTCTATATACAGGCTTAAGAATTGGTGAAATAAGTGGACTTCAATGGAATGATATTGATTTTGAAAAGAACATTATACACATTAGACGAACATTGTATAGAATTCCTAGTGTGACAAATAAGAAAAAGACTGAGGTTATTTTGGCAGAGCCCAAAACAAAAAGCTCTAAACGGTTGATTCCTTTAGCAGATAATTTGAAAAGCTACCTATTAAATAAAAAAAAAGAACGAACCTCTGAATATGTCATTTCTTGTAAGGGTAGCTATGCTGAACCAAGGGTGATCAGCTACCGTTTTCGAAAAACCATAGAAGAAGCCGGGATCAAATCGATTCATTTCCATGTTTTAAGGCACACTTTTGCAACAAGATGTGTGGAACGCGGTATCGATATTGCGACTTTAAGTAAGCTTTTGGGACATGCGTCAATCAAGTTGACCTTAGATACCTATACAGATTCACTGTGGGAAAATAGAAGAGAAGCTGTTTCCATACTAGATAAACAATTACAGGAGTTACTTTAA
- a CDS encoding response regulator transcription factor has product MYTIGYISLNGELSEKYKEFLHMFQCDIQLIEKETIDQFLQGNAEPIKRLDTLIIEDIDFSSINWICGLIMEIRRQTDLPLWILTSVNESNKTNRIVYLQLGADGIIDYNKDLDESILTVKNLIKRFKEPQTQISTPKNSLIRGVKDFQLNPQNLSVCLEDGKEVNLTKLEFLTIEYLHKHARKTMTYEEIYQNVWNDTYGNRKYRVSNLVFHLRKKIEHDIEKPQYIKTIRSKGYMLYI; this is encoded by the coding sequence ATGTACACAATCGGCTACATTTCATTAAATGGGGAGTTAAGTGAAAAGTACAAAGAATTTCTTCATATGTTTCAATGCGACATTCAATTAATAGAAAAAGAAACGATTGATCAGTTCCTTCAAGGAAATGCTGAACCAATTAAACGACTAGATACATTAATTATCGAGGATATTGATTTTTCTAGTATCAATTGGATTTGCGGATTGATTATGGAGATACGAAGACAAACAGATTTACCATTGTGGATTCTTACGTCTGTCAATGAATCCAATAAAACCAATCGTATTGTATATCTACAATTGGGCGCTGACGGAATCATTGATTATAACAAGGATCTAGATGAGTCAATATTAACTGTGAAGAACCTAATAAAACGTTTTAAAGAACCTCAGACACAAATAAGCACACCAAAAAATTCTCTCATTCGAGGTGTAAAAGATTTTCAATTAAATCCACAAAACTTGAGTGTTTGTTTAGAAGACGGCAAGGAAGTAAATCTAACGAAATTAGAATTTCTTACGATTGAATATTTACATAAACATGCACGTAAAACAATGACATATGAAGAAATCTATCAAAACGTATGGAATGATACCTATGGAAACAGAAAGTATCGGGTTTCTAATTTAGTCTTTCATTTAAGAAAAAAAATCGAGCACGATATCGAAAAACCACAGTACATCAAAACAATTCGTTCGAAGGGTTATATGTTATACATTTAA
- a CDS encoding pectate lyase-like adhesive domain-containing protein, with amino-acid sequence MKKTHVLKKSLFALAATATLGAVVLTVPTPISGSPVVAYAAEETAEVSTIAEFEAALQNPAVTVINVNQSIQFRKNITNIPNRDLTINGNADKGVVINSAHNSIYGKQNTKGTNLVTITNSNIVGADSDGRFFTGGSGNGPSSYGWDVLAKDVTYTGARFVHLSEGKLTFDGTNNITTRAENAWVHDLEFKAGSTYNGIAANKDHGQFSAFYFNGALIKGKATGEAIIGDNAKVNVKIGPQSDVNYYYPVFYDKVQKVDVGANATLDVDAAGVAFQFIPRADYVNKVPTFNLAEGSSVHLNGRGGGNYATMKLQYYGSEVNVSEGAELVVTGNSKKAVVESEYKGAVINLNAPANFEITNKKPNSKLFYSTNTTINATDVSEIATWSQTGGEYEYKPVYLDGGNFSVNFGKICNSNTLSTTGDISPNFRLENYGKISLVGGGI; translated from the coding sequence TTGAAAAAAACACACGTATTGAAAAAAAGTTTGTTTGCTTTAGCAGCAACAGCGACACTAGGAGCGGTGGTATTAACAGTACCAACACCAATTTCAGGAAGTCCGGTAGTAGCATACGCGGCAGAAGAAACTGCGGAAGTATCAACAATTGCCGAATTTGAAGCAGCGTTACAAAATCCTGCAGTTACAGTTATCAATGTAAATCAAAGTATCCAATTCAGAAAAAATATCACAAATATTCCAAATCGTGATCTAACGATCAATGGTAATGCGGATAAAGGTGTTGTGATCAACTCAGCACACAATTCTATCTATGGTAAACAAAATACTAAAGGCACAAATCTTGTGACGATCACAAACTCAAATATTGTTGGTGCTGACAGTGACGGACGTTTCTTCACCGGAGGATCTGGTAACGGACCTTCAAGCTATGGATGGGATGTTCTAGCAAAAGATGTCACTTATACTGGTGCTCGTTTTGTTCACCTTAGTGAAGGGAAATTAACATTTGACGGAACAAACAATATCACGACTCGCGCAGAAAATGCTTGGGTTCACGATTTAGAATTTAAAGCAGGTTCAACATATAACGGAATCGCTGCTAACAAAGATCACGGACAATTCTCAGCATTCTACTTTAACGGAGCGTTGATCAAAGGAAAAGCAACTGGTGAAGCAATCATCGGTGACAATGCAAAAGTCAATGTAAAAATTGGTCCTCAAAGTGATGTGAACTACTACTATCCAGTATTTTACGATAAAGTTCAAAAAGTTGATGTAGGTGCAAATGCTACTCTTGATGTTGATGCAGCAGGTGTTGCATTCCAATTTATTCCACGTGCAGATTACGTGAATAAAGTACCAACATTTAACTTAGCAGAAGGAAGTTCAGTTCACTTGAACGGCCGTGGCGGAGGAAACTACGCAACGATGAAACTTCAATATTACGGATCAGAAGTAAATGTTTCTGAAGGCGCTGAATTAGTTGTAACTGGTAACAGCAAAAAAGCAGTTGTTGAAAGTGAGTATAAAGGCGCGGTAATCAACCTTAACGCTCCTGCTAATTTTGAAATTACAAACAAAAAACCAAATTCAAAATTATTCTATTCAACAAACACAACAATCAATGCTACTGATGTCAGCGAAATCGCAACATGGTCTCAAACTGGCGGAGAATATGAATACAAACCTGTCTATTTAGATGGCGGAAACTTCTCAGTTAACTTCGGTAAGATTTGTAACAGTAACACATTATCAACAACAGGAGATATTTCACCAAACTTCAGACTTGAAAATTATGGAAAAATTTCTCTAGTTGGTGGCGGAATCTAA
- a CDS encoding LPXTG cell wall anchor domain-containing protein has product MTVKKMRATIVLLSLVFIGSFFMLKPVMVYGAEASVKTNGEIVFTEESTPPTSETTSSSEEPTKKPAGKYPSTGELIQKSLSVSGIAVLIFALGFYLVKRKREAARKEGSDQ; this is encoded by the coding sequence ATGACAGTAAAAAAAATGCGAGCAACTATTGTTCTACTTTCCCTTGTTTTTATAGGTAGTTTCTTCATGCTGAAACCAGTAATGGTATATGGAGCAGAGGCTTCTGTGAAGACGAACGGAGAAATAGTTTTTACAGAGGAGAGTACGCCTCCAACATCTGAAACAACATCGTCTAGTGAAGAACCGACAAAAAAGCCGGCAGGAAAATATCCATCTACAGGAGAATTGATTCAAAAAAGCCTATCGGTTAGCGGAATTGCTGTTCTTATTTTTGCACTAGGTTTTTATCTAGTCAAAAGAAAACGAGAAGCTGCCAGAAAGGAAGGGTCTGATCAATGA
- a CDS encoding WxL domain-containing protein: MKRMSLLMTAFLGTVLFFSAQMEQAHAEASRKSGAEIGLSQFKEEDSIIRDPENPDIEVDPGETPQTDGDLRIDFVPKLNFSTVKISKEAAVYPINAQLFHGETGARGNFIQVSDYRDNHSGWTLQVRQEEQFKHATKVGAELKGAVISFDQAWTNSTKDASLSPSVSKEVIHMSNIGDTYNLAQAQDEKGSGTWSIIFGASAENKNGRQNSLELRKDSSGKTIEDPIFKKPVYSNQAITLTVPKETEKEAGAYSTVLTWILAELP, from the coding sequence ATGAAAAGAATGAGCTTACTGATGACTGCTTTTCTTGGTACTGTTCTCTTTTTTTCAGCTCAAATGGAACAAGCTCATGCAGAAGCTTCACGCAAAAGCGGAGCAGAAATCGGTTTGAGTCAATTTAAGGAAGAAGATTCTATTATTCGTGATCCTGAAAATCCTGATATAGAGGTCGATCCAGGCGAAACACCGCAAACGGATGGTGATTTACGAATCGATTTTGTTCCAAAGCTAAATTTCAGCACAGTAAAAATAAGTAAAGAAGCAGCGGTTTATCCGATCAATGCACAACTGTTTCACGGCGAAACTGGAGCGAGAGGAAATTTTATTCAAGTTTCCGATTATCGTGACAATCATTCAGGTTGGACATTACAGGTAAGACAAGAGGAACAATTTAAGCATGCAACGAAGGTTGGAGCTGAGCTAAAGGGAGCAGTGATTTCTTTTGACCAAGCTTGGACAAACTCGACTAAAGATGCATCTTTATCACCGTCAGTTTCCAAAGAAGTTATTCATATGAGTAACATTGGAGACACGTATAATCTTGCACAAGCACAGGACGAAAAAGGTTCTGGGACTTGGAGCATCATATTTGGCGCATCAGCAGAAAATAAAAATGGGCGTCAAAATTCATTAGAACTGAGAAAGGATTCTTCAGGAAAGACGATTGAAGATCCAATCTTTAAAAAACCTGTGTATAGTAATCAAGCGATTACACTAACTGTCCCTAAAGAGACAGAAAAAGAAGCAGGTGCTTACTCAACGGTGTTAACTTGGATATTAGCCGAGTTACCATAA
- a CDS encoding WxL domain-containing protein, producing the protein MKLTHKLAGTALLATLAVVAAGPATKAADPNKPGVGEGEIEFTSKTYETYDTSGVVPPNTDSQSTRDTDSTALLDGEFLVQGMSKLVFNSQAATTGAVTSWAKPTTANPSTAADHVPARANWVQFKDDRQTDDHTYELTAKITKNFQFNDTAKGKVRNITGAEITYGNPVLVADAENESLKPSSTGIKTAVVNETTPAAVFTNTDGTEANGSKGRGRYAVYFGDVDDPAKKAEESVKLEIPANQAQEIMNGKYVAEITWTLSETPL; encoded by the coding sequence ATGAAATTAACACACAAATTAGCTGGTACAGCTTTACTAGCAACATTGGCAGTAGTAGCAGCAGGACCGGCAACTAAAGCGGCAGATCCAAACAAACCAGGTGTTGGTGAAGGAGAAATCGAATTCACAAGTAAAACGTATGAAACATACGATACTTCTGGTGTTGTACCACCTAACACAGATAGCCAATCAACAAGAGATACTGACAGCACTGCATTATTAGATGGAGAATTTTTAGTACAAGGTATGTCTAAACTAGTCTTCAATTCACAAGCAGCAACAACTGGTGCAGTAACTTCATGGGCGAAACCAACAACAGCTAACCCATCTACAGCAGCTGACCACGTGCCAGCACGTGCTAACTGGGTTCAATTCAAAGATGACCGTCAAACAGATGATCACACATACGAATTGACTGCAAAAATCACTAAAAACTTCCAATTCAATGATACAGCAAAAGGTAAAGTAAGAAACATTACTGGTGCTGAAATCACTTATGGTAACCCAGTTTTAGTTGCTGATGCAGAAAATGAATCTTTAAAACCAAGTTCTACAGGAATCAAAACAGCTGTAGTAAACGAAACAACACCAGCTGCTGTATTTACAAATACAGATGGTACTGAAGCTAACGGATCTAAAGGTCGCGGACGTTATGCCGTTTACTTTGGTGATGTGGATGATCCAGCTAAAAAAGCAGAAGAATCTGTTAAATTAGAAATCCCAGCAAACCAAGCACAAGAAATCATGAATGGTAAATATGTTGCTGAAATCACTTGGACACTTTCAGAAACACCATTATAA
- a CDS encoding DUF916 and DUF3324 domain-containing protein gives MKKRISLCLMIGLYIVSLFGFALPAHAEKQFAYESIMPENQQGDVQYFNLRMNPGQKQTVQIMLTNRADEEQTITIGLNGAKTNSNGVLEYGPSSIKNDASLKYDFKDIVKGPTEVTLGPKETAPLNLDITMPEAGYDGKIVGGIYMKSKPSKKEEEEKKKATGVINEYAFVVGMVLQETDTAITPELKLNSVSAGLSNYRNSIFANFSNISADFVSGMTVEMEVTKKGSEAVLYDTKRADMRMAPNSLIDFPLEMNGDQMEPGDYKAHILVTSGDKKWTWDKDFKITKEDADKYNAQDVTLIQERGIDWKLIAMIAGGVFIAFLAIFFTVRTMNNKKKTKKKGSKKGAKKKRKKSS, from the coding sequence ATGAAAAAAAGAATCAGCTTATGCCTAATGATAGGATTATACATAGTATCGTTGTTTGGCTTTGCCCTGCCTGCACATGCTGAAAAGCAGTTTGCCTATGAATCGATCATGCCGGAAAATCAACAAGGAGATGTGCAGTACTTCAATTTACGGATGAATCCAGGTCAAAAACAAACCGTTCAAATCATGCTTACAAACCGGGCAGATGAAGAACAAACGATCACGATTGGATTGAATGGCGCTAAAACCAACTCAAACGGTGTGTTAGAATATGGCCCCTCTTCAATTAAAAATGATGCTTCACTTAAATATGACTTCAAAGATATTGTAAAAGGCCCGACCGAAGTAACATTGGGACCAAAAGAAACTGCCCCTTTGAATTTAGACATAACAATGCCGGAAGCCGGTTATGATGGTAAAATCGTTGGCGGAATTTATATGAAATCAAAACCAAGCAAAAAAGAGGAAGAAGAAAAGAAAAAAGCGACAGGTGTGATCAACGAATATGCCTTTGTAGTAGGGATGGTTTTGCAAGAAACAGATACAGCGATTACACCAGAATTAAAGCTGAATAGTGTCTCAGCAGGGTTATCAAATTACCGTAATAGTATTTTTGCCAACTTTTCGAATATTTCAGCAGATTTTGTCAGCGGAATGACTGTTGAAATGGAAGTGACGAAGAAAGGGTCAGAAGCTGTTCTTTACGACACTAAGCGTGCGGACATGCGTATGGCTCCCAACTCACTGATCGATTTTCCCTTAGAGATGAATGGTGATCAGATGGAACCCGGTGATTATAAAGCTCATATTCTGGTTACAAGCGGAGATAAAAAATGGACATGGGATAAAGACTTCAAAATCACAAAAGAAGATGCAGACAAATACAATGCGCAAGATGTGACGCTGATCCAAGAACGAGGAATCGATTGGAAGCTGATTGCGATGATCGCAGGCGGCGTATTTATTGCCTTCTTAGCAATTTTCTTCACTGTTAGAACAATGAATAATAAGAAGAAAACAAAGAAAAAAGGCAGCAAAAAGGGAGCAAAAAAGAAAAGAAAGAAGAGCAGCTAA
- the lepB gene encoding signal peptidase I, translated as MEQKAKAKNHKKRKKIRTQTAKNMERKSRKPQKTTAKTRVNSAAKKKHSSSKTINRKKGKRKKASQKRKRSEQRRQVYKEIGISFFLLMSLFFLLQWLFFSLPTVNGYGMTATLNDGDRLFVSKHAKIKRFDMIYFKNPVTNQLTVRRVIGLPGEEITYEEDQLIIDQKFVVERFLVNEQNEAKAEDRLLTENFSLASLTGSRALPKGSYFVLGDNRHYAADSRQFGWIDEENIIGVVKTRLLPLHNMTQF; from the coding sequence ATGGAACAAAAGGCTAAAGCTAAGAACCATAAAAAACGTAAAAAGATAAGAACACAGACAGCGAAAAACATGGAAAGAAAAAGTCGTAAGCCGCAAAAAACAACTGCTAAGACACGAGTGAACTCTGCAGCAAAAAAGAAACATTCTTCATCCAAAACAATAAATAGAAAAAAAGGGAAACGAAAAAAAGCGAGTCAGAAAAGAAAAAGAAGTGAGCAAAGACGCCAAGTGTACAAAGAAATTGGTATCAGCTTTTTCCTATTGATGAGTCTTTTTTTTCTATTGCAATGGCTTTTCTTTAGCTTGCCGACAGTTAATGGTTATGGGATGACTGCTACATTGAATGACGGCGATCGGCTATTTGTCAGTAAGCACGCGAAGATCAAGCGGTTCGATATGATTTATTTTAAAAATCCTGTAACTAATCAGTTGACGGTCCGGCGGGTCATTGGTCTACCTGGAGAAGAAATCACTTATGAAGAAGATCAATTGATAATCGATCAAAAGTTCGTTGTTGAACGATTTTTGGTGAATGAGCAAAACGAAGCAAAAGCAGAGGATCGCTTATTAACTGAAAATTTTTCTTTAGCTTCCTTGACAGGGTCTAGAGCTTTACCAAAGGGCAGCTATTTTGTTTTGGGCGATAATCGGCATTACGCAGCGGATAGTCGTCAGTTTGGCTGGATCGATGAAGAAAATATTATTGGTGTTGTGAAAACAAGGCTTTTGCCACTGCATAACATGACGCAATTTTAA